The genomic region CACGTGCGGCTTCGTTCGCTCGAACTTTTCCTTCGCCATCGCCCCTCGTTCTCCTCTCGGACTACGGGTTCGGCGGAGTGACCCCCGCGCCGGGCGCTCCTCCTGTTCGCGCGCGGGCTACGCCCCTTGTTTCGTCAGTGGTCTCGTGAAGGTGGTGGGGGGAGGATTCGAACCTCCGAAGGCATAAGCCAGCAGATTTACAGTCTGCCCCGTTTGGCCGCTTCGGTACCCCACCGCCGGTGCCTGGCGCCCGATCGACGCCCGATCGATGAGTTCCAGGGTTCGCCGCTTCGGGGCGGCTGTTCGTCCGACTCGACCGAGCTGGCGGTGGGGCTCGAACCCACAACCTCCGGATTACAAATCCGACGCTCTACCGGTTGAGCTACGCCAGCGACCCTTCCGCACAATAGTCTTCTAACATAGGGGCATGCACGGCTGACCGTCAAGGTGTTTTTCGGGCGCTCGATTCGACCGCCATCCGCGGGCGCCAGCGCCTCATCCGGCCGTCCGAAGCGGACGCGGCATCTGGATCGTGCGCCCACCCACCCGAAGGCGGGTGAACTCCGCCAGATCCTCCACGATCACCCCACGGGCTTCGAGTTCGGCGCGAATCGCATCGGCGCGCGCGAAGTCCCGGCTCGCCCGGGCACGTTCGCGCTCGCCCACGCGGGCCGTCGCCCACGCGACGAGTTCGTCATCGCCCCCGGATGACTCGCGATCCCGCACGGCCAGCACCCCGAAGACACGATCGAACCCGTCGATCACGGCGAGGGCGGCCTCGGTGCCCGAGGGGGCCCGGGGATGGGTAGCGTCCAGCAGGTGATTCGCTTCCCGCACGAGCCCGAACACCGCCGAAAGCGCTTCGCTCACGTTCAGGTCGTCGTCCATCGCCGCTTCGAACGCAGCGCCCGCTCGCGCCGCGACCTTTCCGATGTCCGTCGACGCATCGATCTCCCCCCCGCCGGCCTCCCGCACGCGGTTCCTGAACTCGTGCAGCCGGGTCACGGCCTTGGCCGCCGCTTCCAAGCCGTCGAAGGTGAAGTTCAGCTGGGTCCGATGGTGTCCGCTGAGCAGCAGGTACCGGATCGCAGAGGGCGCGTGTCCGCGTTCGACCAGATCCGGGATCGTGAAGCAGTTTCCGAGCGACTTCGACATCTTCCGGCCTTCCACCAGAAGGTGCTCGGCATGGAGCCAGAACTGCGAGAACGTCTTCCCCGTCACCCCTTCCGACTGAGCGATCTCGTTGGTGTGGTGCGGGAAGAGGTTGTCGACTCCTCCGGTATGGATGTCCAGCGTCTCGCCCAGGTGGTGCATCGCCATCGCCGAGCACTCGAGATGCCAGCCGGGCCGGCCGGGACCCCACGGAGAATCCCACACGGCTACGGCATCATCCGCGCCGCGGTCGCCACCCTTCCAGAGGACGAAGTCCCTCGGATCATCCTTGTCGTACTCCTCGTCCCCCGCGGCCCTGCCGGTCGCCGTGAGGCTTCCGCAGTCGATCCCGGCCAGCCGCCCGTACCCGGGGGAACGCCCGATCGCGAAGTACACCGAACCCTCGCTTTCGTAGGTGAGTCCGCGCTCGGAGAGGGACTCGATCATCCGGATCATCCCCGCGACGAAGCGGGTCGCCCTCGGCCGATGCTCGGGTTCCTCGAGCCCCAGCGTGTCCCAGTCCTCGAGGAACATCTCGATCACGGGGTCGGTGACCTCGGCCAGCGGCACGCCCCGGGCGGAGGCCGCCGCGATCGTCCGGTCATCGACATCCGTCAGGTTCATGACCTGGCAGACTTCATATCCCTTGAACCGGAGGTAGCGACGAAGCAGGTCTTCCCATGCAAAGGCGCGGAAGTTCCCGATATGCGCGCGGTCGTACACGGTGGGCCCACAGGTGTACATGCGCACCCGGCCCGGCTCGAGGGGCTCGAACAGGCGCAGCCGGCGCGTAAGGGAGTCGTAGAGCCGGAGACTCATCGCCCGCCCGGGGGCAGATAGCGTTCCGTTCGCCAGACGCGGTACGCGGCGATGTCCTCCGCGCCACGTTCGCGCGACATCTGCAGACACCCGCCCAGCTGACGATCCGACCGGTCGAGGATGAGTCCCGGGAGGACACCGGCCTCGCGCGCCAACGCGAGTTCGTCGAGCGGCTCGTAGGCGGGCCCGCCGAAGAGGAGTCGCGCCGCGATCCACCCGTCAACGAATCCGTCGACCGCCTCGACCTCCCGTGAGACGAGCACCTCGCAGGCCACGTCGGGATCCTGACGCACGGCATGCATTCGCAGGACCGCGTAGCTC from Candidatus Palauibacter scopulicola harbors:
- the cysS gene encoding cysteine--tRNA ligase → MSLRLYDSLTRRLRLFEPLEPGRVRMYTCGPTVYDRAHIGNFRAFAWEDLLRRYLRFKGYEVCQVMNLTDVDDRTIAAASARGVPLAEVTDPVIEMFLEDWDTLGLEEPEHRPRATRFVAGMIRMIESLSERGLTYESEGSVYFAIGRSPGYGRLAGIDCGSLTATGRAAGDEEYDKDDPRDFVLWKGGDRGADDAVAVWDSPWGPGRPGWHLECSAMAMHHLGETLDIHTGGVDNLFPHHTNEIAQSEGVTGKTFSQFWLHAEHLLVEGRKMSKSLGNCFTIPDLVERGHAPSAIRYLLLSGHHRTQLNFTFDGLEAAAKAVTRLHEFRNRVREAGGGEIDASTDIGKVAARAGAAFEAAMDDDLNVSEALSAVFGLVREANHLLDATHPRAPSGTEAALAVIDGFDRVFGVLAVRDRESSGGDDELVAWATARVGERERARASRDFARADAIRAELEARGVIVEDLAEFTRLRVGGRTIQMPRPLRTAG